One genomic region from Streptomyces sp. NBC_00582 encodes:
- a CDS encoding glycoside hydrolase family 16 protein, protein MSASSGMSRRRRALVAVLGTLGLAAAAATAVTLPANASSPTPPSGWTQVFLDDFNGAAGTGVNTSNWQYSTGTSYPGGPANWGTGEVETMTNSTSNVSLDGNGNLRITPLRDSAGNWTSGRIETVRTDFQPPSGGKLRVEARLQMPNVTGTAAEGYWPAFWMLGAPYRGNYQNWPGVGELDIMENVQGLNKVWATMHCGTNPGGPCNETTGIGNSTACPNTTCQSGFHTYTMEWDRSVSPEAIRFSVDGVNYHTVTASQVDATTWANATNHGFFVILNVAMGGAFPDALGGGLDSATESGHPMVVDYVQVLQAAGSGSGTTSPPTGSRDAYSTIQAESYDSQSGVSTETTTDTGGGQNIGYLANGDWALYKGVNFGSTAATQFSARVASGAASGISGLVEVRLDSATSTPVGSFAVANTGGWQTWKTVPANISSVTGTHDVYLTFTSGQSADFVNVNWFTFGH, encoded by the coding sequence ATGAGTGCTAGCTCCGGCATGTCCAGACGGCGGCGCGCTCTCGTCGCCGTCCTCGGCACCCTCGGCCTCGCGGCCGCCGCGGCGACCGCCGTCACCCTGCCCGCGAACGCTTCCTCGCCCACGCCCCCCTCGGGCTGGACGCAGGTCTTCCTCGACGACTTCAACGGCGCCGCCGGCACCGGCGTCAACACCTCCAACTGGCAGTACAGCACCGGGACTTCCTACCCCGGTGGCCCCGCCAACTGGGGCACGGGCGAAGTCGAGACCATGACCAACAGCACCAGCAACGTCTCCCTCGACGGCAACGGCAACCTGCGCATCACCCCGCTGCGCGACTCGGCCGGCAACTGGACCTCGGGCCGCATCGAAACCGTCCGCACCGACTTCCAGCCCCCGTCCGGCGGCAAACTCCGCGTCGAGGCACGGCTCCAGATGCCGAACGTCACCGGCACCGCGGCCGAGGGCTACTGGCCCGCGTTCTGGATGCTGGGCGCACCGTACCGGGGCAACTACCAGAACTGGCCCGGCGTGGGCGAGTTGGACATCATGGAGAACGTCCAGGGCCTGAACAAGGTCTGGGCGACGATGCACTGCGGCACCAACCCCGGCGGCCCGTGCAACGAGACCACCGGCATCGGCAACTCCACGGCCTGCCCCAACACCACCTGCCAGTCCGGCTTCCACACCTACACCATGGAATGGGACCGCTCGGTCTCCCCCGAGGCGATCCGCTTCTCCGTCGACGGCGTCAACTACCACACGGTGACGGCCAGTCAGGTCGACGCCACCACCTGGGCCAACGCCACCAACCACGGTTTCTTCGTCATCCTGAACGTGGCGATGGGCGGCGCCTTCCCCGACGCCCTCGGCGGCGGCCTGGACAGCGCCACCGAATCGGGCCACCCGATGGTCGTCGACTACGTACAGGTGCTCCAGGCCGCGGGTAGTGGGAGCGGTACCACCTCGCCCCCGACCGGCAGCCGCGACGCCTACTCCACGATCCAGGCCGAGTCCTACGACAGCCAGTCCGGCGTCTCGACCGAGACCACGACCGACACCGGCGGCGGCCAGAACATCGGCTACCTCGCCAACGGCGACTGGGCCCTCTACAAGGGTGTGAACTTCGGCTCCACCGCGGCGACCCAGTTCAGCGCACGGGTCGCGAGCGGCGCCGCGTCCGGGATCAGCGGACTGGTCGAGGTACGCCTGGACAGCGCCACCAGCACACCCGTCGGCAGTTTCGCGGTGGCCAACACGGGCGGCTGGCAGACCTGGAAGACCGTTCCGGCGAACATCAGCTCCGTCACCGGCACCCACGACGTGTATCTCACCTTCACCAGCGGCCAGTCGGCGGACTTCGTCAACGTCAACTGGTTCACGTTCGGGCACTGA
- a CDS encoding eCIS core domain-containing protein, whose translation MRTAKPGRTPDEAARNSPAASARTGGPHHRLLALQRTAGNAAIVQLLRREGHVAAPAQEEHRHGPECGHRDAVGAAGPTPAVQRSTVQDVLRGGGRPLDDGTRADMESRLGADFSDVRIHTGSAARASASEIGARAYTSGNHIVLGDGGGDRHTLAHELTHVIQQRQGPVAGTDNGAGLRVSDPSDRFEREAEANAVRVMRAPARETAPTAEEASVPAAAGQPYVQRALNHTAQPTAARFEAETDSTGRAVRSEMITDGSLAGSSPSQDPPGYDYIRSLNLTSQWIRFHLVNEKAGGPGTANNLVPAAQGDNQNYEKTIEKDLKADVTKAAASPGDYVYFGVQVHYNHPAPTTGSAGQLAAAFAFPSGLTIAHEHYKPATGWQAAKHNGAGFTFQVRQPADTRVPRPLSGIDLAVLQQYTGLPPSSRIWNADDVTFLKSIATGGTRRQEFLGYLAQHGGASSEGIFLAFHDIPFSPPRVGGRAATKNATTFAMRIGGAPGGDTALESLAITMGTGLLT comes from the coding sequence GTGCGCACAGCGAAGCCCGGCAGAACTCCCGACGAAGCGGCCCGCAACAGCCCGGCGGCCTCGGCGAGAACCGGTGGGCCGCACCACCGCCTCCTCGCCCTGCAGCGCACGGCCGGCAACGCGGCGATCGTCCAACTGCTGCGCCGCGAAGGCCACGTCGCCGCCCCCGCGCAGGAGGAGCACCGGCACGGACCCGAGTGCGGCCATCGGGACGCCGTAGGGGCCGCCGGGCCCACCCCCGCCGTACAGAGGTCCACGGTCCAGGACGTGCTGCGCGGCGGCGGCCGTCCCCTCGACGACGGCACCCGGGCCGACATGGAGAGCCGTCTGGGCGCCGACTTCTCCGACGTACGCATCCACACCGGCTCCGCCGCGAGGGCGTCCGCGTCCGAGATCGGCGCCCGCGCCTACACCTCGGGCAACCACATCGTCCTCGGCGACGGCGGCGGCGACCGGCACACGCTGGCCCACGAGTTGACGCATGTCATCCAGCAGCGCCAGGGGCCCGTCGCGGGCACCGACAACGGCGCCGGGCTGCGGGTGTCCGATCCGTCGGACCGTTTCGAGCGGGAGGCGGAGGCCAACGCCGTCCGCGTGATGCGCGCCCCGGCCCGCGAGACGGCGCCGACGGCCGAGGAGGCCTCGGTCCCCGCGGCCGCCGGGCAGCCGTACGTCCAGCGCGCCCTCAACCACACCGCCCAGCCGACCGCCGCCAGGTTCGAGGCGGAGACGGACAGCACGGGCAGGGCCGTCAGATCAGAGATGATCACGGACGGTTCGCTGGCGGGATCCAGTCCGTCACAGGATCCGCCGGGGTACGACTACATCCGCTCCCTCAACCTGACCAGTCAGTGGATCCGCTTCCACCTCGTCAACGAGAAGGCGGGCGGCCCGGGTACCGCGAACAACCTGGTGCCCGCGGCGCAGGGCGACAACCAGAACTACGAGAAGACCATCGAGAAGGACCTCAAGGCCGATGTGACGAAGGCCGCCGCGTCTCCCGGCGACTACGTGTACTTCGGCGTCCAGGTGCACTACAACCATCCCGCCCCGACCACCGGAAGCGCCGGACAGCTCGCTGCCGCGTTCGCCTTCCCGTCCGGCCTGACCATCGCCCACGAGCACTACAAACCCGCCACGGGCTGGCAGGCCGCGAAGCACAACGGCGCCGGCTTCACCTTCCAGGTGCGACAACCGGCGGACACCCGGGTGCCCCGGCCGCTCAGCGGCATCGACCTGGCCGTCCTTCAGCAGTACACCGGACTCCCCCCGAGCTCCCGCATCTGGAACGCCGACGACGTCACCTTCCTCAAGAGCATCGCCACGGGCGGCACCCGTCGTCAGGAGTTCCTCGGTTACCTGGCCCAGCACGGCGGCGCGAGCAGCGAGGGCATCTTCCTGGCGTTCCACGACATCCCGTTCTCGCCGCCCCGGGTCGGCGGACGTGCCGCGACGAAGAACGCCACGACGTTCGCGATGCGGATCGGAGGCGCCCCGGGCGGCGACACCGCGCTGGAGTCGCTCGCCATCACCATGGGTACCGGACTGCTCACCTGA
- a CDS encoding 2-phosphosulfolactate phosphatase, with the protein MTDWFLQQGHGVRFEWGPVGARQLADDVACLVVVDVLSFTTSVTVAVERGTHVFPYPWRDATAHAFARDRAAELAVGRRETSQEAPWSLSPAALREAPFTPRLVLPSPNGSAIAAAAAGTTVIAGCLRNATAVGRRLAAQGYGTEHRPVGVVAAGERWPDGGLRPALEDLLGAGAIIAELRAQGAGPLSPEAAAARAAFVGTPDVADTVAGCASGRELAGGGFPGDVAIATELDASCVVPVLTDGAFTAVPEDGHH; encoded by the coding sequence ATGACTGACTGGTTCCTTCAGCAAGGGCACGGCGTGCGGTTCGAGTGGGGTCCCGTCGGTGCCCGGCAGCTCGCCGACGACGTGGCCTGTCTCGTCGTGGTCGACGTCCTCTCCTTCACCACCTCGGTGACCGTCGCCGTCGAGCGCGGAACCCATGTCTTCCCGTACCCCTGGCGGGACGCCACCGCCCACGCCTTCGCCCGCGACCGGGCGGCCGAACTCGCCGTCGGGAGAAGGGAGACGAGCCAGGAGGCGCCCTGGTCGCTCTCGCCGGCCGCGCTGCGGGAGGCCCCCTTCACTCCCCGGCTGGTCCTGCCCTCGCCCAACGGTTCGGCGATCGCCGCGGCGGCCGCCGGTACGACCGTGATCGCGGGCTGTCTGCGGAACGCGACGGCGGTGGGACGCCGGCTGGCAGCCCAGGGCTATGGGACCGAGCACCGGCCGGTCGGGGTCGTCGCCGCCGGTGAACGGTGGCCCGACGGCGGTCTGCGGCCCGCCCTGGAGGACCTGCTGGGGGCCGGTGCGATCATCGCCGAGCTGCGTGCGCAGGGCGCCGGACCCCTGTCGCCCGAGGCCGCCGCCGCACGGGCCGCGTTCGTGGGGACCCCGGACGTGGCGGACACCGTGGCCGGGTGCGCCTCGGGGCGGGAGCTGGCCGGGGGCGGCTTCCCCGGCGACGTGGCGATCGCGACCGAGCTGGACGCCTCCTGTGTCGTGCCCGTTCTCACGGACGGCGCGTTCACCGCCGTACCGGAGGACGGGCACCACTGA
- a CDS encoding helix-turn-helix domain-containing protein, translating into MADRQPQDGTVDDGIRTLPFPVERSVGGVGMQIGRLGAGRTWHAGDAPLDRVHRIDFHVVMLFDDGPVHHMIDFAEYEATAGELLWIRPGQVHRFSRTSEYRGTVLTMQPGFLPRGTVEATGLYRYDLPPLLRPDAPQLAALRAALTHLRREYEDGATLPPALHTAVLRHLLTAFLLRLAHLATSSAEAGRRTESTFTLFRDAVERDFATQHSVSAYADALGYSRRTLVRAVRAATGETPKGFIDKRVVLEAKRLLAHTDLPIGRVGAAVGFPDPANFSKFFHLHTGVTPAGFRAEVR; encoded by the coding sequence ATGGCGGACAGACAGCCCCAAGACGGAACCGTCGACGACGGCATCAGAACCCTTCCCTTCCCCGTCGAACGCAGCGTCGGCGGCGTCGGCATGCAGATCGGCCGCCTGGGTGCGGGCCGCACCTGGCACGCCGGCGACGCCCCGCTCGACCGCGTCCACCGCATCGACTTCCACGTGGTCATGCTCTTCGACGACGGCCCCGTACACCACATGATCGACTTCGCGGAGTACGAGGCGACCGCCGGCGAACTGCTGTGGATCCGCCCGGGGCAGGTCCACCGCTTCTCGAGGACGAGCGAGTACCGCGGAACCGTCCTGACCATGCAACCCGGCTTCCTCCCCCGCGGCACCGTCGAAGCCACCGGCCTGTACCGCTACGACCTCCCGCCCCTCCTCCGCCCCGACGCACCCCAACTCGCCGCTCTGCGTGCCGCGCTCACCCACCTCCGACGGGAGTACGAGGACGGCGCCACCCTGCCCCCCGCCCTCCACACGGCGGTGCTACGGCACTTGCTGACCGCGTTCCTGCTGCGCCTCGCCCACCTCGCCACCAGCTCCGCGGAGGCGGGGCGGCGAACCGAATCGACGTTCACCCTCTTCCGGGACGCCGTGGAGCGGGACTTCGCCACCCAGCACAGTGTCAGCGCCTACGCCGACGCCCTCGGCTACTCCCGCCGCACCCTCGTCCGCGCGGTCCGCGCCGCCACCGGCGAGACCCCCAAGGGCTTCATCGACAAACGGGTCGTCCTGGAGGCGAAGCGGCTGCTGGCCCACACGGATCTGCCGATCGGGCGGGTCGGGGCGGCGGTGGGGTTCCCCGATCCGGCCAACTTCTCGAAGTTCTTCCATCTGCACACCGGGGTGACGCCGGCGGGGTTTCGGGCGGAGGTGCGGTGA
- the tkt gene encoding transketolase codes for MSTQLPNDFEWTELDRRAVDTARLLAADAVQRVGNGHPGTAMSLAPAAYTIFQKVMRHDPADPEWTGRDRFVLSPGHTSLTLYTQLFLSGYELDLEDLKTFRTHGSKTPGHPEYGHTAGIETTTGPLGQGAANAVGMAMAARYERGLFDPESPAGESPFDHTVWAIVSDGDLEEGVSAEASSLAGHQKLGNLVFLYDDNHISIEGDTATAFSEDVLKRYEAYGWHVQRVEPADNGDIDVSALYTALKAAQAETARPSIVALRTIIAWPAPTARNTEASHGSALGAQEVAATKRVLGFDPERSFQVDEDVLAHTRAALDRGAEAHAAWDKQLTRWRADHPERAALFDRVVAGQLPEGWEGALPVFEPGKPVATRAASGRVLQSLGAVLPELWGGSADLAGSNNTTIDGRSSFLPEGNPLPEADPYGRTIHFGIREFSMAAEMNGIALHGNTRVYGGTFLVFSDYMRNAVRMSALMQLPVTYVWTHDSVGLGEDGPTHQPVEHLASLRAIPGLNVVRPADANETAIAWAEILRRHATRPAPHGLALTRQGVPTYEPDPDAAKGGYVLRESSKRIPDVVIVATGSEVRLAVAARDLLEAEGIGTRVVSMPSVEWFEEQPREYRERVLPPAVRARVAVEAGIGLTWYRYVGDAGRIVSLEHFGASADADTLFAEYGFTPENVAAAARESLAAARG; via the coding sequence ATGAGCACGCAGCTTCCGAACGACTTCGAGTGGACCGAACTCGACCGGCGTGCCGTCGACACCGCCCGCCTTCTGGCGGCGGATGCCGTACAGCGGGTGGGCAACGGCCACCCGGGCACCGCGATGAGCCTGGCGCCCGCCGCGTACACGATCTTTCAGAAGGTGATGCGGCACGATCCGGCGGACCCGGAGTGGACCGGCCGTGACCGCTTCGTCCTCTCCCCCGGCCACACCTCGCTGACCCTCTACACCCAACTCTTCCTCTCCGGCTACGAGCTGGACCTGGAGGACCTGAAGACCTTCCGGACCCATGGTTCGAAGACGCCCGGCCACCCCGAGTACGGGCACACCGCGGGCATCGAGACCACCACGGGGCCGCTCGGCCAGGGGGCCGCCAACGCGGTCGGCATGGCGATGGCCGCCCGCTACGAGCGCGGTCTGTTCGACCCCGAGTCGCCGGCGGGCGAGTCGCCGTTCGACCACACCGTCTGGGCGATCGTCTCCGACGGCGACCTGGAGGAGGGCGTCTCCGCCGAGGCCTCCTCCCTGGCCGGGCACCAGAAGCTCGGCAACCTGGTCTTCCTCTACGACGACAACCACATCTCCATCGAGGGCGACACGGCGACCGCGTTCTCCGAGGACGTGCTGAAGCGGTACGAGGCCTACGGCTGGCACGTGCAGCGCGTCGAGCCCGCCGACAACGGCGACATCGACGTATCCGCCCTGTACACGGCCCTGAAGGCGGCGCAGGCCGAGACCGCGCGCCCCTCGATCGTCGCCCTGCGCACGATCATCGCCTGGCCCGCTCCCACCGCGCGGAACACCGAGGCCTCCCACGGCTCGGCGCTCGGCGCGCAGGAGGTCGCCGCGACCAAGCGCGTCCTCGGCTTCGATCCCGAGCGGTCCTTCCAGGTCGACGAGGACGTCCTCGCCCACACCCGCGCCGCCCTCGACCGGGGCGCGGAGGCCCACGCCGCGTGGGACAAGCAGCTCACGCGGTGGCGCGCCGACCACCCGGAGCGGGCGGCGCTGTTCGACCGGGTCGTCGCGGGGCAGCTCCCCGAGGGATGGGAGGGCGCGCTGCCCGTGTTCGAGCCGGGGAAGCCGGTCGCCACCCGCGCCGCCTCCGGCAGGGTGCTCCAGTCGCTCGGCGCGGTCCTGCCCGAACTCTGGGGCGGTTCAGCCGACTTGGCGGGCTCCAACAACACGACGATCGACGGGCGTTCCTCCTTCCTCCCCGAGGGCAACCCGCTGCCCGAGGCCGATCCGTACGGCCGCACGATCCACTTCGGCATCCGCGAGTTCTCGATGGCCGCGGAGATGAACGGCATCGCGCTGCACGGCAACACCCGCGTCTACGGCGGGACGTTCCTCGTGTTCTCCGACTACATGCGCAACGCCGTGCGCATGTCGGCGCTGATGCAGCTGCCGGTGACGTACGTGTGGACGCACGACTCCGTCGGTCTCGGCGAGGACGGCCCGACGCACCAGCCGGTCGAGCACCTGGCGTCCCTGCGCGCCATCCCCGGTCTGAACGTCGTGCGCCCGGCCGACGCCAACGAGACCGCGATCGCCTGGGCCGAGATCCTCCGGCGGCACGCCACCCGTCCCGCCCCGCACGGCCTGGCCCTCACCCGGCAGGGCGTGCCCACGTACGAGCCCGACCCCGATGCGGCGAAGGGCGGTTACGTCCTGCGCGAGTCGTCGAAGCGGATCCCGGACGTCGTCATCGTCGCCACCGGCTCGGAGGTACGGCTCGCCGTCGCCGCTCGGGACCTGCTGGAGGCCGAGGGGATCGGGACGCGGGTGGTGTCGATGCCGTCCGTGGAGTGGTTCGAGGAGCAGCCGCGGGAGTACCGCGAGCGGGTGCTGCCGCCGGCCGTGAGGGCCCGGGTCGCGGTCGAGGCCGGCATCGGTCTGACCTGGTACCGGTACGTCGGCGACGCCGGCCGCATCGTCTCCCTCGAGCATTTCGGCGCCTCCGCCGACGCGGACACCCTGTTCGCCGAGTACGGCTTCACCCCCGAGAACGTCGCCGCCGCAGCCCGGGAATCCCTTGCTGCCGCGCGTGGTTGA
- the tal gene encoding transaldolase — MITVTEATASTAEALKRLSDEGVSIWLDDLSRKRIQSGGLADLVATRHVVGVTTNPSIFQAAIGSGEGYEEQLADLAVRGVTVDEAVRMMTTADVRAAADILHSVYTTSHGVDGRVSIEVDPRLAHDTAATVAEAKQLAWLVDRPNTMIKIPATKAGLPAITEVIGLGISVNVTLIFSLERYREVMDAYLAGLEQALSNGVDLSTVHSVASFFVSRVDSEIDKRLTVLGTDEALALKGRAALANARLAYEAYEGVVAGERWAALARAGANRQRPLWASTGVKDPAYKDTLYVDDLVAPGTVNTMPEATLAAVADHGAVIGDTVTGGYDRARADLAAVAALGVSYDEVVTRLEEEGVAKFEAAWEDLLNTVTKSLESKGADAE; from the coding sequence ATGATCACAGTGACCGAAGCGACCGCGTCCACCGCGGAAGCCCTGAAGCGCCTGTCCGACGAGGGCGTCTCCATCTGGCTGGACGACCTGTCGCGCAAGCGGATCCAGTCGGGCGGCCTCGCCGACCTCGTCGCCACGCGGCACGTCGTCGGCGTCACCACCAACCCGTCGATCTTCCAGGCCGCCATCGGCTCCGGCGAGGGCTACGAGGAGCAGCTCGCCGACCTGGCCGTGCGGGGCGTGACGGTCGATGAGGCCGTGCGGATGATGACGACGGCCGATGTGCGGGCCGCAGCCGATATCCTGCATTCCGTATACACAACATCGCACGGTGTCGACGGCCGTGTGTCGATCGAGGTCGACCCCCGTCTCGCCCACGACACCGCCGCCACCGTCGCCGAGGCCAAGCAACTCGCCTGGCTCGTCGACCGCCCCAACACCATGATCAAGATCCCGGCGACGAAGGCGGGCCTCCCGGCGATCACCGAGGTCATCGGCCTCGGGATCAGCGTCAACGTCACGCTGATCTTCTCGCTGGAGCGCTACCGCGAGGTCATGGACGCCTACCTGGCGGGCCTTGAGCAAGCGCTTTCCAACGGGGTGGACCTCTCCACCGTCCACTCCGTGGCCTCCTTCTTCGTCTCCCGGGTCGACTCCGAGATCGACAAGCGGCTCACGGTCCTCGGCACCGACGAGGCGCTCGCGCTGAAGGGCAGGGCGGCGCTGGCGAACGCGCGGCTGGCCTACGAGGCGTACGAAGGGGTCGTCGCCGGGGAGCGCTGGGCCGCGCTGGCCCGGGCGGGGGCGAACCGGCAGCGTCCGCTGTGGGCATCCACCGGTGTGAAGGATCCTGCATACAAGGACACGCTGTATGTGGACGACCTGGTCGCGCCGGGCACCGTCAACACCATGCCGGAGGCCACCCTGGCCGCCGTCGCCGACCACGGCGCCGTCATCGGTGACACGGTGACCGGCGGCTACGACCGGGCCCGCGCCGACCTGGCCGCCGTAGCGGCACTCGGTGTCTCCTACGACGAGGTCGTCACCCGTCTGGAGGAGGAGGGTGTCGCCAAGTTCGAGGCGGCGTGGGAGGACTTGCTGAACACGGTCACGAAGTCGCTGGAGAGCAAGGGAGCTGACGCGGAATGA
- the zwf gene encoding glucose-6-phosphate dehydrogenase, with the protein MSTTAVWDNPLRDPRDRRLPRIAGPSGLVIFGVTGDLSRKKLMPAVYDLANRGLLPPGFSLVGFARRDWEDQDFAQVVHDAVREHARTPFREEVWQQLAEGMRFVPGDFDDDTAFKQLKTAVEELDTSRGTGGNFAFYLSVPPKFFPKVVEQLKKHGLAKAPEGSWRRAVIEKPFGHNLASARELNAVVHDVFEPDQVFRIDHYLGKETVQNILALRFANTMFEPIWNRSFVDHVQITMAEDIGIGGRAGYYDGIGSARDVIQNHLLQLMALTAMEEPASFDAASLLTEKLKVLKAVKLPEDLGKHTVRAQYAGAWQGGEKVRGYLDEDGIDPASTTDTYAAVKLNVDNRRWAGVPFYLRTGKRLGRRVTEIAVVFQSAPHSPFDSTATEELGKNAIVIRVQPDEGITVRFGSKVPGTSMEIRDVTMDFAYGESFTESSPEAYERLILDVLLGDANLFPRHQEVEESWKILDPIEEYWAAHGRPAQYPSGSWGPEEADEMLARDGRSWRRP; encoded by the coding sequence ATGAGCACCACCGCTGTGTGGGACAACCCCCTGCGGGATCCCCGTGACCGTCGCCTGCCCCGTATCGCGGGCCCGTCGGGCCTGGTGATCTTCGGAGTGACGGGCGACCTGTCGCGCAAGAAGCTGATGCCGGCCGTGTACGACCTCGCCAACCGCGGGCTGCTGCCGCCGGGCTTCTCGCTCGTCGGGTTCGCCCGCCGGGACTGGGAGGACCAGGACTTCGCGCAGGTCGTGCACGACGCGGTGCGCGAGCACGCGCGGACGCCGTTCCGCGAGGAGGTCTGGCAGCAGCTCGCCGAGGGCATGCGGTTCGTGCCGGGCGACTTCGACGACGACACGGCGTTCAAGCAGCTCAAGACGGCCGTCGAGGAGCTGGACACCTCGCGCGGCACGGGCGGCAACTTCGCCTTCTATCTCTCCGTGCCGCCGAAGTTCTTCCCGAAGGTCGTCGAGCAGCTCAAGAAGCACGGGCTGGCGAAGGCGCCGGAGGGGTCCTGGCGGCGGGCGGTCATCGAGAAGCCGTTCGGGCACAATCTGGCGAGCGCCCGTGAGCTGAACGCGGTCGTGCACGACGTGTTCGAACCGGACCAGGTGTTCCGCATCGACCACTACCTGGGCAAGGAGACCGTCCAGAACATCCTGGCGCTGCGGTTCGCCAACACCATGTTCGAACCGATCTGGAACCGGTCGTTCGTCGACCATGTGCAGATCACCATGGCCGAGGACATCGGGATCGGCGGCCGGGCCGGCTACTACGACGGCATCGGCTCGGCCCGTGACGTCATCCAGAACCACCTGCTGCAGCTCATGGCGCTGACGGCCATGGAGGAGCCCGCCTCCTTCGACGCGGCCTCGCTGCTCACCGAGAAGCTCAAGGTGCTGAAGGCGGTGAAACTGCCGGAGGACCTCGGCAAGCACACCGTGCGGGCGCAGTACGCGGGCGCCTGGCAGGGCGGCGAGAAGGTGCGCGGCTATCTCGACGAGGACGGCATCGACCCGGCCTCGACGACGGACACGTACGCCGCCGTGAAGCTGAACGTCGACAACCGGCGGTGGGCGGGCGTCCCGTTCTATCTGCGCACCGGCAAGCGGCTCGGCCGGCGGGTGACGGAGATCGCGGTGGTCTTCCAGTCGGCGCCGCACTCCCCGTTCGACTCCACCGCGACGGAGGAGCTCGGCAAGAACGCGATCGTCATCCGTGTCCAGCCCGACGAGGGCATCACCGTCCGCTTCGGCTCCAAGGTGCCGGGGACCTCGATGGAGATCCGGGACGTGACCATGGACTTCGCCTACGGCGAGTCCTTCACGGAGTCCAGCCCGGAGGCGTACGAGCGGCTCATCCTCGACGTGCTGCTCGGCGATGCCAACCTTTTCCCGCGCCACCAGGAAGTGGAAGAGTCCTGGAAGATCCTCGACCCGATCGAGGAGTACTGGGCGGCCCACGGCAGGCCCGCGCAGTATCCCTCGGGGAGCTGGGGACCCGAGGAAGCCGACGAGATGCTCGCACGAGACGGACGGAGCTGGCGCAGGCCATGA
- the opcA gene encoding glucose-6-phosphate dehydrogenase assembly protein OpcA, giving the protein MKIDLTDTTASKINKALVQGRRAIGTPAVGMVLTMVIVTDEENAYDAIKAAEEASHEHPSRTLVVIKRHARTPRERTQSRLDAEVRVGSEAGTGETVILRTYGEVSDHADSVVLPLLLPDAPVVVWWPVDAPEYPSKDPLGALAQRRITDLYAVEHPLQTLETRMRSYAPGDTDLAWTRLTPWRSMLAAALDQARVPIVSGAVEAEAENPAAELLARWLEARLGVRIDRIVTAGPVVTAVRLGTADGEVVIDRPEGPLATLSLPGQPSRTLALKVRTTSELIAEELRRLDADEMYAVALKGEGTKENPSHV; this is encoded by the coding sequence ATGAAGATCGACCTGACCGACACCACGGCAAGCAAGATCAACAAGGCGCTGGTGCAGGGTCGCCGCGCCATCGGCACACCCGCCGTGGGCATGGTCCTGACGATGGTGATCGTCACGGACGAGGAGAACGCCTACGACGCGATCAAGGCGGCCGAGGAGGCCTCGCACGAGCACCCCTCGCGCACCCTGGTCGTCATCAAGCGGCACGCCCGCACCCCGCGCGAGCGCACCCAGTCGCGGCTGGACGCGGAGGTGCGGGTCGGCTCCGAGGCCGGCACCGGCGAGACGGTGATCCTCAGGACCTACGGCGAGGTGTCCGACCACGCCGACTCGGTGGTCCTGCCGCTGCTGCTCCCCGACGCGCCGGTCGTCGTGTGGTGGCCGGTCGACGCGCCCGAGTACCCCTCGAAGGACCCGCTGGGCGCGCTCGCGCAGCGCCGCATCACCGATCTGTATGCGGTCGAGCATCCCCTGCAGACGCTGGAGACCCGGATGCGTTCCTACGCGCCCGGTGACACCGATCTCGCGTGGACGCGGCTGACGCCGTGGCGTTCGATGCTGGCGGCGGCCCTGGACCAGGCGCGGGTGCCGATCGTGTCGGGCGCGGTGGAGGCCGAGGCGGAGAACCCGGCCGCCGAACTGCTGGCGCGCTGGCTGGAGGCCCGCCTCGGCGTGCGGATCGACCGGATCGTCACCGCAGGCCCCGTCGTCACGGCCGTGCGGCTGGGCACCGCGGACGGCGAGGTCGTCATCGACCGCCCCGAGGGCCCCCTCGCCACGCTCAGCCTGCCGGGCCAGCCCTCGCGCACGCTCGCGCTGAAGGTCCGCACGACCTCCGAACTCATCGCCGAGGAGCTCAGGCGCCTCGACGCGGACGAGATGTACGCCGTCGCCCTCAAGGGCGAGGGCACCAAGGAGAACCCCTCTCATGTCTGA